One genomic segment of Macaca fascicularis isolate 582-1 chromosome 19, T2T-MFA8v1.1 includes these proteins:
- the LOC123570291 gene encoding LOW QUALITY PROTEIN: killer cell immunoglobulin-like receptor 3DL1 (The sequence of the model RefSeq protein was modified relative to this genomic sequence to represent the inferred CDS: inserted 2 bases in 2 codons) yields MSLIVVSVACVGFFLVQRACPHTGGQDKNFLFARPSPVVPQGGLVTLRCYYHRGLNNFTNFTLYKDDRSHVPIFHSRIFQESFLMGPVTPAHAGTYRCRGSYPHSPTEWSALSDPLAIMVTGVHRKPSLLALPGPLVKSGETVTLQCSSDIVFEHFFLHSEVNFEKPLHLVGELHGGGSQANYSINSKTSDLAGTYRCYGSVTHSHYVLSAPSDPLDIVITGLYEKPSLSAQPGPTVQAGENVTLSCSSRRSFDMYHLSREGEARELSLSAVRSVNGTFQGDFPLGPATHGGTYRCFGSFHTTPYKWSHPSDPLPVSVTGNPSRSWPSPTEPNSKTGITRHLPIVIRYSVATIIFTILLFFLLHRWCSDKKNAAVMDQEPVGXRTVNRQDSEEQDTQEVTYAQLDHCVFTQGKITRPSQRPKTPPTDTSVYIELPDAEPRLFSPAQEHHRQXLEGSSRETTALSQNGLHSSNVPAAGI; encoded by the exons ATGTCACTCATAGTCGTCAGCGTGGCATGTGTTG GGTTCTTCTTGGTCCAGAGGGCCTGTCCACACACGG GTGGTCAGGACAAGAACTTCCTGTTTGCCCGGCCCAGCCCTGTGGTGCCTCAGGGAGGACTCGTGACTCTTCGGTGTTACTATCATCGAGGACTTAACAACTTTACCAACTTCACTCTGTACAAAGACGACAGAAGCCACGTTCCCATCTTTCACAGCCGAATATTCCAGGAGAGCTTCCTCATGGGCCCTGTGACCCCGGCACACGCAGGGACCTACAGATGTCGGGGTTCATACCCGCACTCCCCCACTGAGTGGTCGGCACTCAGCGACCCCTTGGCGATCATGGTCACAG GAGTCCACAGAAAACCTTCCCTCCTGGCCCTCCCAGGTCCCCTGGTGAAATCAGGAGAGACGGTCACCCTACAATGTTCTTCAGATATCGTGTTTGAGCACTTCTTTCTGCACAGTGAGGTGAACTTTGAGAAGCCCTTGCACCTTGTTGGAGAGCTCCATGGTGGGGGTTCCCAGGCCAACTATTCCATCAATTCCAAGACGTCTGACCTTGCAGGGACCTACAGATGCTATGGTTCTGTCACTCACTCCCACTATGTGTTGTCAGCTCCCAGTGACCCCCTGGACATCGTGATCACAG GTCTATATGAGAAACCTTCTCTCTCAGCCCAGCCGGGCCCCACGGTTCAGGCAGGAGAGAACGTGACCTTGTCCTGCAGCTCCCGGCGCTCCTTTGACATGTACCATCTATCCAGGGAGGGGGAGGCCCGTGAACTTAGTCTCTCTGCAGTGCGAAGCGTCAACGGAACATTCCAGGGCGACTTCCCTCTGGGCCCTGCCACCCACGGAGGAACCTACAGATGCTTCGGTTCTTTCCATACCACACCCTACAAGTGGTCACACCCGAGTGACCCACTGCCCGTTTCtgtcacag GAAACCCTTCACGTAGTTGGCCTTCACCCACTGAACCAAACTCCAAAACTG GTATCACCAGACACCTGCCTATTGTGATTAGGTACTCGGTGGCCACCATCATCTTCAccatcctcctcttctttctccttcatcgTTGGTGCTCCGACAAAAAGA ATGCTGCTGTAATGGACCAAGAGCCTGTGG ACAGAACAGTGAACAGGCAG GACTCTGAAGAACAAGACACTCAGGAGGTGACATACGCACAGTTGGATCACTGCGTTTTCACACAGGGAAAAATCACTCGCCCTTCTCAGAGGCCCAAGACACCCCCAACAGATACCAGCGTGTACATAGAGCTTCCAGATGCTGAGCCCAGATTGTTTTCTCCAGCCCAGGAGCACCACAGAC GCCTGGAGGGGTCTTCTAGGGAGACAACAGCCCTGTCTCAAAACGGGCTTCACAGCTCCAATGTACCAGCAGCAGGAATCTGA